AGAGGTAAGAAGATAGATATATAGCTGTCTCAAGTGATTAAtgcaaaatgtaggtaatttaaattatcgtttggCCTGTTTATGAAAGCGGGACATTTTTGCCCTCGCGGGGGACAGCGGGACGGACAGCTTGAAAGCGGGACTGTCCCGCCGAAAGCGGGACGTATGGTCACCGTAGTTATGGCAAGCACGTTTCACAGTTTTTATAGGGTTAGCGGCTACTAGGTTCCCACCtaaatttaatagaataagTGAGCAGCCAACGACATTATTTAAGGTTAGGTTAGGAAATCCCACACATAAATTGCTATAGTTACTGCCATAGTTGGTATCTACTCCGGACTAGTCCGGACTCGCAGTGCCGGAGTGAAATCTCTCTATTACAGAATTTGTGGCATCGTATAATATGAGATTCGAATCTCTTTGTATATTCCGCGCGGAAAACTGAGTTGGTGTCGCGGAACCTGAAAACCTAAAAGTTCAAAACATTTTTCCAGTTCCACCTCTGAATACTATATTTTACAACTGTAGATCTACAAAACGCAttgaaaaaaaacctaaattGACCTACCTACGAGTATTATTTGACATCATTTTGGAGATGTTCATTCGTAAGGATATTTTATGTATCTCGTTACAAGATTTCCTATTGATACTTTATTAATAgcaataacattttatttaaccacaaaaatatgtaaaaacaCCAATTGCCATGACCAAATAAACTAACACATAGATCCTCATGTGTAAATCAGTGGTTATCGGGACACGTTTGTCacttaattagttttatgGCCGTGTTTGTTTTTGCAGACTAAACTCGCAAGAAGTGGTCTAGACTTTATTTGTCGCAAAACAAAACCAACCCTGTAGAACAACAACAattaaacttagttttattaattttattcagctGGTacaagttttaattaaatttaaaattgcctaaaGAGCTCGCAATCTCGAATGGGATTGACATGTTTTTTTCTCGCTAATGAAAAACGTCGTACAATTTTCTGCGAATTACTATAGTAATTCTGTAAAGGACGGAAAGGGAAAATTCCTCGATGTTTCCGTTAGAAATAATGTTCTTAGCTCACAGACGAAAATTTGGTCGGATTTGCTCAACATGTTATTCGTTATTTTCTAACGATTACGAAACGTTCCATTACCTTTTTTCACGTTATTAGATCGATTAGGTCGTTGGCGGGCTCACTTTTTGTAACGGCTTGTAAGTTTAGCAGCGTCACCCTAatgttatatgtataaaaaccaTATTAGATGAAATTCGCCGCACAGATTGCCACACATActcaatacctacttataaaaattatcttagtaattataacttaatattttttacaacaaCCGAATCATAAGATGAAATGTTAGTGCCAAAAATACGAGCATAATGGAACTTTGCAGCCCTCTTAAGGTCACAGCACACATAAACGTAACGTAAACGGCTCGCCATTCACCTCGCTGTCAACCAGGCGTTCGCAAGCTCGAGAATCTGCGGGCTGTGACCTAAAGTGTGCAGAAGGACGTCTTTGCAGTAAAACAAACCAAATAGAGCAGCATACCTGAAGCGAGCGACGATAGTGACCCGGCCGTGCTGCCGCCGCCCTCGTACGCGTAGTTGCGCAGGTCGTCAAACGGCGGCGCGTTGGGGTCGCCGTCCGCGCGCCGCTTGTGGTCCTCGATGAACATGCCCACGTTGGTCTCCCCTGGCAGCGCCACGCCCACGCCGCCCAGCGCGCCCAGCGGCCCTACGCCCAGACCCACGCCCATCAACGGATCTACAACAACACAACTGCTGTAATTCTCACAGTATCAACTACACAAGCTTGCACTTGACGCGCAAAATTTAACTTAACGTCACACTTTTACTACACTTTTAAAACTTGAATTTTTTCCCTCAACTTATTGCTGCACTGGCAACgaaaacttaatttaaaaaagcgTTAAGAAGAAAACGTAAAGTTATGAGACTGAAGGAACGTTTTATATAAGAGCTCTCCCGCGCTAATAGAAAACGGTATTACACGCAAGAGCTCACATCTCGGTGACATCAGCTGCTATAAATTTGCTCGGTCATCAGAAGCCCTTTCCCCTCATTAGGTCGCGCCAGTACAAACAATATGAGCGCAACATGGATCTAGATTTTTTGCTATCCGCTGGCATCATGAAGGGTCATTTGGGACAAGAACAAATTGAATTACTTAGCTAAACGCTCGGTTATGTCATAAATCGTTTAGGGACTTCGCATCACGTTGAGGCATTCATTATTTGGAAACCAGAAACTTGATTAACGAGCGTTGTAATTTTCggtgaaaaaatatgtttttattttcttattattaaactataaAAGGGAATATAGAAATGAGGTTAGTGACGCTGCTGCGTGACGTGACCCTCTTTTCAATCTTTAACAAACTTGGTTTGGAATAAAACTTACATGGCATCTTAGCGGGAGCATGATCAGGTAAGGGCCCGCCTATAGGTATCTGCAGGGGGGTGATGTCGAAGGCGGTCATGTCGTCCTCGCCGCCGCCCTCATCATCATAGTTGATGATGTTCTCTcgcacatcatcatcaggtccaGGGTACTTGACGTGCGCCTCGCGCCGCCGGTTGTACACCACGAACACCAGCACCAGGACTAGGGGAAACATTTACACTCAGTTAAGGTCACAGCACACATACACGTAACGTAAACGGATCGCCTTTCACCCGAGCTTGTTCTGAGCCGAGAAAATTACGTTACGATTCCCATTAGAGTGCGTTGTAGTAGGTAGTTTGTTGCAAAGAATACTGAACAGCTCGAGTTGATACGGTGACGATCCCTTTACGAGTTGATATGTGTTATGTGACCATTAAAAAGATAATTTATTGTCATGTGTTTGATGAAAGTGGATCAAGGATCAAGAGGACTTTCTTAGTCAGACAACACACAGAACGGAAATAGATACCTACTGAACAGGCAACCCAATACtttaatttttaaagtttaaaatatctGTCTGTATACCAGTATCTAGTACCAGTTGAGATCCGAACGCCGAAACCTTCGGTACTTTCGCTATGACTACTCCAGACCACAGGGTCAGGGTCAATAACATCGTATAAATGGAAATGATTTCCCAAAAGTCAGAAAGATAAGGAAAACAATTATCTACGCTACAAGTTAAGCCGGTCACAAAAGTTATAATCAAATTAAGTATCTAAGTCAATAATGCTTCGATATTTCGATATCTGATTTCAAATCAGCCAGGGGGAAATCTTCAAAGCTAACGAGATACATATTCCTGAAATTCAATTACTTGTTAACTCAGAAATGAAATCATACctaataggtatgtattttcTTAGGCGATGATACTTCAGCTCGTTATTAGgaaatttataatgtaataCCGAGGGTCGGACTGTTCAGTAATATCAATTTCCGATAGCGACCTGATAAGAAAGGACAAAGGAGATTGATTTTcgaatataatttaatattcaaaatCTGCGGCCCTCAAtcaatattcaaataaattaaatcataaaattttcAGTAATAATGCATGGCTTTGTTGCAAATGTACATTTAATTAGTAGGTTTTTGTTTGTCGCGTGTACGTGTGTccgatatttaattaatattgtaaaattattactCATTATACTTTCATAAATTGGACATAACGAACTATTACGAACGCCtacgtaaaaatatattgggtaagtatatacattattataaattagatCGATTTATAAGGTAATGTGACAAAGCAACAACAgtaataattcattatttaaaactataaaagcaTTTCTATGAATATGGATGTAAAACTAAGAACACTTCAGACGATAAAGTGACATCATATTATTGGTTGTACTTTAATAGAGGATGTTTACTATTGACTTACAGACAGTTACTGGCTCTATTTTAGCTTAAGAAATGGGCATATTAAAACTTTATACGGCTTCGACACACAGGATAATGGCAGTTCGGACTTTCGGAGTTAAGTTTCAAACATTTAAGTGCTCGTGGGGCGAAACGACCGTAATACTGCATGTCGAAGCGACTAAAACATGGAATTGAAAAGTACGGATGAAGCATGCAAAACAAATATGGTAGCGCTCACCTAATAACATAAACATACAGACAATGATAGCTATAATGAAATCCCTGGAGGGGGTGATGATGCCGGAGGCGAGCAGCTCGAGCTCGCAGTCGTGGCCCGCGTAGCCGAAGGAGCAGAGGCAGTCGTAGCGGCGCGCGGGCTCGCGGTCCACGCACGTGCCCCCGTGGCGGCACGGCGCCGCGCGGCACTCGTCCACGTTCACGCAgcctccgccgccgcgcaccgACCCGCCCGGGCACCTGCGCACCGCCACGTCACTACCGGCCCGCACGCGCACTGAGCTCGACCATGCTCTACACTAAGCTATACACTACATACGATACGACTATGTGCTGGATGAGAGTGAGGTGAGTGAAAGGGGAGCCGGGGTGctcactcataatgataagGAGGCAGACGAGTATGGCGGCGAGCGCGCCCATGCTGAGCTTGAGCGTGCGGCCCTCCTGCACCAGCTCGCAGTTCTCGCCCCAGAAGCCCTCGGGGCAGTGGCAGCGGTAGCCGGGCTCGCGGTTGCTGCAGCTGCCTCCGTTGCGGCACGGGAAGTACAAGCACTCGTTCTTGTCCACGCACCCCTTGCCGTCGCCCGACAGCACCAGACCCTCACCGCAGCTGGGATTAGTGGGAATTGCACGTGACAGTTAatacacatatacatatatatggtTATATGTCGTGTTAGATTTTAAGCTTTAGTTGGGAATATAGGCTGTAATactaattgaaaatattattataatgtaaaagttagtaagtagttattatAGTGATGTGATAACTTACGAgtattagattttttatatggttaaatgataaaaatattgtaatgatGATTTGATGAATTTTAATatggttaaataaatgtaaaaatggtatgaaaaaaataaataaatatgcgtTATGAATAAGTATGAATTGTCGAATCTCAGTGCGCAGTACAGGAAATTATaacacaaaaaacttaaaacgaACACATTGTGAAATTGTGATGAGATAAATGGAAACAAAATTTTGATGGGAACTTGATTTAAAAGTTATTGACTTTGATAAAATTGATCAGTAATTGAAAAGTGattaaaattagttctgaaTAAGAAATCTTTTAAAGGAAACGGGACTTcagtattttaaatgttcaaCTTCAACAGTAATATCAAATCCAAAAATTATAAGAATGTAGCAATACTCACGTGCACTCATACTCGTTCCAGAGGTCGACGCAGACGAAGGGCTCGGTGCAGTGCACGTTGATGCAGGGGCTGTTGGAGGGGCAGTTGCGGTCCAGGTTGCGCGCCATGGTGGCCTGCCCCCACTGCGTGCCGTTCATGGCCGGCGGCAGCGGCAGGTGCTTGCCCTCCAGCCTGATATCATCCAGGCAACCCTTCTGGAAGTCAGCGTACACCTCGAACGTCCTCACGCCCGTGTACTCGGCTTTACCACCCGCGTATACTCCCTCTTGCTTGTCCACCAGCAGCCACTGGTGACCCTCGAAGGTGAAGGTCTCGTTGTACCTCCTCCCTTCACCCCCGTCCACTTCTAGTGTGGCGGCGCTGCCGTACCGGCTGACGCGCGCGATGTGCCACTGCCCGTCGTCCACCGCCACGGAGTTCAGCCACACGTCGCGCTCCTCCGTCCGCAATGAGTTCAAGTTGTAACGGAAATGGAGTCGCGCATCCTTGACCTCCAGGATTCCGTACTCCCTGTTGTGTTGATCACTCACACGGAATAGCTCTCCGTGCGGCTCGCGCGTTCGGAATCGCAGCTGAATTTGGGTACTGAACCTGTCAGGCTCGAAGCTGAGTGCAAATTTAACGTAGCTCTGTGGTCTGAAGCTTGTAGGAGTGGTTGGGAGGTTGCAGGACGGCCCGGTCCAGCCAGGCAGACACTGACACCGAGCTTCGGAGAAGCTTCCGACACAGGTGCCGTGCTCCCAGCACCTAGATGTGGTATCAGCTTGGTTGCAGATTTCTTCAGTTTGTGGGCAGCCCGCAACGGAGTTCCTCGAGAGTCCCGGGTGAGCCAGGTCGTACAGTTTGCTGTTATGAATTAGATTGCGAATGCATCCATCAAATCCTTTTCCGATCGGCATATACTGCCAATGATAATGGGTGGGATCAAAGTGCTCGATGTACAGACCACCTATTTGCAAAGGCGCATTCACATTCAAATATTCATTAAATGGAGGAATAGTTCCGGAAGCCTGACACGATGAATCATCGAACTCTGGCGGTGTGCCATCTTCCATTTCCTGAATATCAGCAGATTTACAATAGTCGACGACCATTCTTACATTTTCAGTATCCCAGAATATATCGACCCTGTGCCATTCGCCATCGTCTAAGCTTTTCTTGGTTTTGACCCGTAGTTCAAGGGTACCAGAACCGAAATCAATTAGGAGCCTGGGGTATCCCCTTTCCAATTCGACCGATATGAAATCTGATACCATTATTTCTTCAGGTTCCGGAGGTACAATGGGTCCATTGTAAATAAGCACACCTTCGGATTTGCGTGTTATGAATTCGAAGCTCAAATGTGAGCTGTCACACATTTCAAGGGACGGGTACCACGCCCACCCAGTTCCTCTGAAGCTTCGAGACGTTTGTTGACATCTGGGACCCGTGTACCCGGGTGGACATGAGCAAGTAAGGCCGTATTTGCCTTCAATACACCGACCACCATTATAACAAGGCGAAGTTCGGCAAGTTTCGGCTTGAGTGAAGTTCCTCGCACCACATGTGCATTCTGCAATAACATCAACTCGTACCCCAACCAGAGCAGTTTTATTTGCATTAACCATGTACGGTAGATTACTGATGTCGAGAACATTCGTACATGAACCTTCGCACTGTTGGTTTTCATACAAGCATTCATCTATGCCGACCATTGTAATGTTGATACCCACGGCACGTTCAATCTCTTCTCTGTGCATTAGAACAACACCGTTTAATCTTATTGGCTTGTAATAATGGGCACCATGTGCTGAAAAGCGTATGTCTGTAATGGGAGGATGCTTTTTCCTCAGCTGCACGCTGAATACGTCGATATTATCTCGTTCTGTATTCAATAAATCTGCAAGTTTATCTTTGAAAATATCCAATTTGCTTCTTGACACACTCAGAGTTTTATAATTCCAAACTCTCACAAAGTCTTCGTCGGAAATACCCGATATCCGGAGTGAGCCTGAGTTTATGATAGCTTCATGGGATATTTCTTTAACGTACACGGTTACATTAGCTGGTACACCGGTTTGTGTATGTTTTCTGTCATAAGCTTTGAATTTCAGATGATACCTCCCCTCTCTAGTTTTGTGTTTCATCTGTATCATTCCAGTTTCTTCATTCAATGTAAAGTTAGGATGTTCAGAACTCTCCCAGAAGAATTTCTTGTCTGGTAAATCCCAGTCATCGAGATCGTAGACATATACTCGTCCGATTTCAGTATCTGGGGCTTGGCCTTGGTAATTATAAACAAGTATTTCCTTAGATCCAGGTTGCATCTTATTGTCATTGACATCACCAATAACAACAGTTAGTGTACTAGTTCCTGTCATCGCTGGGTTTCCATGATCTTTAATAATGATGGGAATATGGTACTCTTTTTGTTGTTCTCTGTCAAAAGATCTAAGAGACGAAACAATAGCCATACCATCACCATTGGCACCCTTTTGATCTTGTTCCACTTTGAAAGAAGCTCTAATAATGTCATCTGCTCCAGGGTCAAGCCTAAATTGGAATGGCGGACCATTGCTTTTAGACCGATCATCGTCATCAGTAGCCAAAATTTCAGCAACTTTTTTAGGAGTTATATGCTCCGTTAGTACTGGTCTATAATCTTTTAAGAATGTCGGAGCGTTATCATTTATATCTTGAACAATGACAGTAAGAGTAGCCGTAGCAGTTCTTGGTGGAACACCGTCGTCAATAGCTAATATTTTAACTTGATGACGAGGAGTATCTTCTCGATCTAAAGCTCTCTGTATACTGACCGTACCTTCTTGGTTGATGGAAAACTGACGCTTTCTATCTGACGATCTATCAATAGCATACGATACTTTACTTTTGCCACCCTGGTCAGGATCAGTGGCCTTGAAAGTTTCTAAACTTTTACCAACTTCTGCGTTTTCATACACTGATACTTCAATATTAGCTCTATCAAACTGTGGTTTATTGTCATTTATATCTCTTAGCTTAACTACAACCCATGAGTAAGCTACATGATACTTGTCATTGTCGTTATCTTCTCCTTTGTCATTAACTTGTATCCTAAACCGAAAACCGTTACTTTGTAACTGATCTTCGTAGTCAAGAGGCTGCACAATTTTTAGTGACCCTGTACCATCGTTATTCCTCACCATTGTGAACTTATCAGCACCATATCCGCTGTTTTCAATTACTTTATATTGGAATTTATTGGTTTCATCTTCGTCATGTACAGTAACTGTCAGAATAGGCATTTCTGGTAGGTTAGTGCCATCTGTTTCATCAACCTCTGTAAACCATTCATCCTTTGTAAATTGTGGTGGCATATCGTTAATATCTTTAACTCTTATAGATGCTGTCCCAGTACCCTTTAACCCCCCTCCATCTGACGCTACTATTTGTATAGAATAATCTGGTGTCCTCTCGCGATCCAAACAACACACAGCCGTTTTAATCACACCAGTTTCAGCTTCTATTTCAAAAATAGGCGATCCAGTTTCTTCCTCTATGACATTCTTTTCTATAGAATACCAGAGTTTTGCATTATTACTTTCTGCTGGATCGTCATAATCTATAGCAGTCATAGTCATTACAACCATGCCAGCTGTACCATTTTCTGTGACATTTCCAAAATAAACTCCTTGTGGGAAAATGGGGGCATTGTCGTTTATATCTTTGAGATTAACTTGGACATCTGCGTATCCCACTAGTCCCTCTCCACCTTCATCTTGAGCAAATACAGTGAATCGCCACTGTGGCCTGCCGTTGGGCTGGTCACGGTCCAATGGCTGTAaacagtattttatatttaataaaagtaaataatattaaatgggTACTATTTCAAGGTAATGTTTGAGTAATATCAGTAAATGGAACTAGCTGAATAGCAGCGAAGTCATTGCATTGGATTAAGGATTGCAATTGTGCTTTGAGAATTCAAAGCACGCTTTCACATCGGGCGAATATCCGTTTGCTCATACTAGCTTGTAGCCGAGGAATGCAATCCCAAGCGACTAGTGCGCTCTCGCAACTGTAGAGGAAACCAAAGGTAATTTGGTTGGTAAAAATGAAATTCTGCTGACACTCTTATGCATACTTTTGCTAAGCAAATCACAAACCTTCAGAACGAATATTTCTCCAGTGGTTCGATTGATGTCAAACTTGCTGTTGGCTGGGTTGTCGGGGTCAATGCCCTGTCCAGTCAAGAAGTACACAATGTTCTGCTGTCGATCTTTGTCGCCATCGGTAGCCGTaacctatacatataaattttatgttatcaAAGGGCTCAATCATTATGCCTCAAAAAACAGAAtgttaagataagataagatattctttatttgcacacaaaaatatggacaacaatacaaaacttaatctaacacatatgtacaaatggcggtcttatcgcttaaagcgatttcttccagacaacctttgggtggaaggatatttagatGTAAAGAAGGGTAAAGTGTACTAGGAATAAAGAatatatcataaatatttaatataccaaTACATATactacctacaatatatttacatatataatttatatacctagcatcataatatataatatattaaaatatatattaatatataataaaatacataccacgttacttatatataataataagcatATTAAAGAGGATATAGTGATCTTCATTCAAGAGCCGAGGAAATGGTCTTTTAACATCCTTTTGAATGAGGCCAATGACGGTGCTTTCCGTATACTAAGTGGGAGATCGTTCCATAAAGTGATGAATGTTGTAAATGAAACTaaataaagttacaaaaattCATACGCCCATATTCCACTTTGATTGGTTACAATGATGTGAGCTCGCACGTTTTTCTGTTGAAATATTTGCTAGCTTTGTGATAGCTGATATTTGATTGCATATCGTGATGTTTAATATTCATTCGTCAACACCACGGGTcaaaatatagaaataataatGCCTATATGGGTCAAACACTAATTAGTCGAATAtacatgtatttttgtaaacttttATAACAACCAAGTATTAATGTGGTTTAAGTCATGAAAATGGTTTAggtataaaacaaatatttaaagtaaagGTTCCGAAAGTTGGGCTTGTGTTTACCGTTGTTTGTTTGTGAGATCTCGGTACTTACTGAGACTTGCAGAAAGTTGAAACGTTATCGATGCCAGCGGCTGTTTCTGTACTGCCATAAATATATGACCAAAGGCGGTAAACTTACCTTTGAAAAAGATTTATGAACAATAAATAAGATGAAAATACctaaatgatttttattttaggaaaaagAACAAGGAATTTTATTGAAGTGGCGCAGTTTGCAGCTTCACCTTGAACAGGGTATTAATCTAGAAATACCGCCGCTCATTAATATGGATACTAGTATTGCCTATTTAGCACGGTTCATTTCTCTTCATAGTGTAGAGACCGATATGAATTTTAAAAGACGGCGGCTGATTATGAACCCGCCAACACGTTGTTTGCGGCGGAAGTGCCGGCTACTGCACTAACTTTATCTTCATTCTCGAAGCATCCAACAAAGAGACtattaaaaagtttcagtttcagcatTTTCGCTGCACTGATCTATACCTAGAGTGACCGTCCTTACAACTATCTCTATCGAGAGGaggtgagttttttttaaattaacacCATAGCTATAATCCCCACAGTTTGACggctgaatggcgtagtggatagtgaccctgactgctatgccaaaggttccgggttcgattcccggctggggcaaatatttgtttaaagacagatatttgtactcgggtcttggttgttgatatttatatttagtatctatctatctatgtatttgtgtagatttatcagttgtccgacacccataacacaggttctgcctagct
This is a stretch of genomic DNA from Plutella xylostella chromosome 4, ilPluXylo3.1, whole genome shotgun sequence. It encodes these proteins:
- the LOC105380345 gene encoding neural-cadherin isoform X7 gives rise to the protein MANSADLSLVAANLLRLIIVTKFIRIGIADKNDNPPYFDKELYEAEVDENEDIQHTVLTVTAKDHDESSRIRYEITSGNIGGAFAVKNMTGAIYVAGALDYETRKRYELKLAASDNLKENYTTVVIHVKDVNDNPPVFERPTYRTQITEEDDRNLPKRVLQVTATDGDKDRQQNIVYFLTGQGIDPDNPANSKFDINRTTGEIFVLKPLDRDQPNGRPQWRFTVFAQDEGGEGLVGYADVQVNLKDINDNAPIFPQGVYFGNVTENGTAGMVVMTMTAIDYDDPAESNNAKLWYSIEKNVIEEETGSPIFEIEAETGVIKTAVCCLDRERTPDYSIQIVASDGGGLKGTGTASIRVKDINDMPPQFTKDEWFTEVDETDGTNLPEMPILTVTVHDEDETNKFQYKVIENSGYGADKFTMVRNNDGTGSLKIVQPLDYEDQLQSNGFRFRIQVNDKGEDNDNDKYHVAYSWVVVKLRDINDNKPQFDRANIEVSVYENAEVGKSLETFKATDPDQGGKSKVSYAIDRSSDRKRQFSINQEGTVSIQRALDREDTPRHQVKILAIDDGVPPRTATATLTVIVQDINDNAPTFLKDYRPVLTEHITPKKVAEILATDDDDRSKSNGPPFQFRLDPGADDIIRASFKVEQDQKGANGDGMAIVSSLRSFDREQQKEYHIPIIIKDHGNPAMTGTSTLTVVIGDVNDNKMQPGSKEILVYNYQGQAPDTEIGRVYVYDLDDWDLPDKKFFWESSEHPNFTLNEETGMIQMKHKTREGRYHLKFKAYDRKHTQTGVPANVTVYVKEISHEAIINSGSLRISGISDEDFVRVWNYKTLSVSRSKLDIFKDKLADLLNTERDNIDVFSVQLRKKHPPITDIRFSAHGAHYYKPIRLNGVVLMHREEIERAVGINITMVGIDECLYENQQCEGSCTNVLDISNLPYMVNANKTALVGVRVDVIAECTCGARNFTQAETCRTSPCYNGGRCIEGKYGLTCSCPPGYTGPRCQQTSRSFRGTGWAWYPSLEMCDSSHLSFEFITRKSEGVLIYNGPIVPPEPEEIMVSDFISVELERGYPRLLIDFGSGTLELRVKTKKSLDDGEWHRVDIFWDTENVRMVVDYCKSADIQEMEDGTPPEFDDSSCQASGTIPPFNEYLNVNAPLQIGGLYIEHFDPTHYHWQYMPIGKGFDGCIRNLIHNSKLYDLAHPGLSRNSVAGCPQTEEICNQADTTSRCWEHGTCVGSFSEARCQCLPGWTGPSCNLPTTPTSFRPQSYVKFALSFEPDRFSTQIQLRFRTREPHGELFRVSDQHNREYGILEVKDARLHFRYNLNSLRTEERDVWLNSVAVDDGQWHIARVSRYGSAATLEVDGGEGRRYNETFTFEGHQWLLVDKQEGVYAGGKAEYTGVRTFEVYADFQKGCLDDIRLEGKHLPLPPAMNGTQWGQATMARNLDRNCPSNSPCINVHCTEPFVCVDLWNEYECTCPGGSVRGGGGCVNVDECRAAPCRHGGTCVDREPARRYDCLCSFGYAGHDCELELLASGIITPSRDFIIAIIVCMFMLLVLVLVFVVYNRRREAHVKYPGPDDDVRENIINYDDEGGGEDDMTAFDITPLQIPIGGPLPDHAPAKMPYPLMGVGLGVGPLGALGGVGVALPGETNVGMFIEDHKRRADGDPNAPPFDDLRNYAYEGGGSTAGSLSSLASGTDDETHEYDYLGAWGPRFDKLADMYGPQDDEQL